One Trichoplusia ni isolate ovarian cell line Hi5 unplaced genomic scaffold, tn1 tig00003116, whole genome shotgun sequence DNA segment encodes these proteins:
- the LOC113507741 gene encoding phosphatidylinositol 4-phosphate 5-kinase 5-like, which produces MTDTPTEADSDVEVSKKPAKEVPVVQDHGFFKHTTGDLYDGYFEAKKKDRSVRMHGPGVYTTAEGDCYTGLWESDKFGGNEEVSITYVDGSTYKGQFKDWYYNNHGQYTYPDGSLLDCDFIDNCPVGHLRLTDPNGHVWLGKADSGYGWFEPVNHFFEFLDTTRESTKVKRRHTHRTI; this is translated from the exons ATGACTGATACGCCAACGGAGGCTGACTCTGACGTTGAAGTTTCCAAAAAGCCAGCCAAGGAGGTTCCTGTAGTCCAAGACCATGGATTCTTCAAACACACCACAGGCGATTTGTATGATGGCTACTTCGAAGCCAAGAAAAAAGATCGTTCTGTTCGGATGCATg GGCCTGGCGTGTACACCACCGCTGAAGGAGACTGCTACACGGGGCTCTGGGAATCAGACAAATTTGGTGGCAACGAGGAGGTGTCTATAACATACGTCGACGGCTCAACATATAAAGGTCAATTTAAAGATTGGTATTACAATAACCACGGACAATACACCTATCCTGATGGAAGTTTATTGGATTGCGATTTCATCGACAATTGCCCTGTGGGTCACTTGAGACTGACAGACCCTAACGGGCACGTTTGGTTGGGGAAAGCGGACTCGGGCTACGGTTGGTTCGAGCCGGTAAATCACTTCTTTGAATTTTTGGATACAACTCGGGAATCAACTAAAGTAAAACGACGTCATACTCATAGGACTATTTAA
- the LOC113507738 gene encoding dihydrolipoyllysine-residue acetyltransferase component of pyruvate dehydrogenase complex, mitochondrial isoform X3: MFRSILVRNRVVNDGFRKAVRSNITRCMSTAVEISRRKLSNKVLSTQTKRVLAPQWSIQKRYYADLPSHTKVALPALSPTMEMGSIVSWKKKEGDKLAEGDLLCEIETDKATMGFETPEEGYLAKIVIPEGAKGVPVGKLLCIIVENKEDVAAFKDFKDDSAEAPAPAAAPAPAAAPPPPPAPAPAPAPAAAAPPPPAAAAAPSGDRVYASPMARRLAEIKSVRLSGQGSGLYGSLKSSDLSGAPAAAPAAAPAAGGARPAPAAPMPAPGAAYVDIPLTGMRETIAKRLSAAKQTIPHYQLSVTVNVEKTIAMRKAVNEKLQKEKADIKISMNDFIIKAVAGACKRVPAVNSHWMDTYIRQFSNVDVSVAVATPTGLLTPILFNCDSRGIIELSRNMKELAAKARDGKLQPQEYVGGTVTVSNLGMYGITMFNAIINPPQSLILACGFLQDLVVPDKEEPQGFRLAKFATFTASADHRVIDGAVGAQWMKAFKENMEDPANIIL, translated from the exons atgtttcgaTCGATCTTAGTACGAAACCGAGTAGTAAATGATGGCTTCAGAAAAGCTGTGCGGTCAAATATCACGAGATGTATGAGCACTGCAGTTGAAATATCCAGGAGGAAACTTTCTAACAA AGTATTAAGTACCCAGACCAAAAGAGTCTTGGCTCCACAATGGTCAATTCAGAAGAGGTATTATGCAGACCTACCATCTCACACAAAAGTGGCTCTCCCAGCTCTCTCCCCTACCATGGAGATGGGCTCCATTGTCAGTTGGAAGAAGAAAGAGGGGGATAAACTTGCTGAAG GTGATCTACTTTGTGAGATTGAGACAGACAAGGCCACAATGGGTTTTGAAACCCCAGAAGAAGGCTATCTGGCCAAGATTGTGATCCCAGAGGGTGCAAAAGGAGTTCCTGTAGGCAAGCTGCTATGTATTATTGTGGAAAATAAAGAAGATGTTGCTGCATTCAAAGATTTTAAGGATGACT CAGCAGAAGCGCCAGCGCCAGCAGCCGCTCCGGCGCCAgcggccgcgcccccgccgccgcccgcgcccgcccccgcgcccgcgcccgcggccgccgccccgccgccgcccgccgccgccgccgctcccTCCGGCGACAGGGTCTATGCTAGCCCTATGGCTAGGCGCCTTGCCGAGATCAAGAGCGTCAGGCTATCAG GTCAAGGTTCAGGCCTGTACGGGTCTTTGAAGAGTAGTGACTTGTCAGGCGCGCCGGCGGCGGCCCCGGCAGCAGCcccggcggcgggcggggcgcgGCCCGCTCCCGCCGCGCCCATGCCCGCGCCCGGCGCCGCCTACGTGGACATCCCGCTGACCGGCATGCGCGAGACCATCGCCAAGCGCCTGTCCGCCGCCAAGCAGACCATCCCGCACTACCAGCTCTCCGTCACCGTCAACGTCGAGAAGACTATCGCCATGAGGAAAGCCGTCAACGAGAAGTTGCAGAAGGAGAAGGCAGATATCAAG ATTTCCATGAACGATTTCATCATAAAAGCGGTAGCCGGCGCCTGCAAGCGTGTACCTGCTGTAAACTCACACTGGATGGATACATACATCAGACA GTTCAGCAACGTAGACGTGAGCGTGGCAGTAGCGACCCCGACCGGGCTGCTGACGCCGATCCTGTTCAACTGCGACTCGCGCGGCATCATCGAGCTGTCGCGCAACATGAAGGAGCTGGCCGCCAAAGCGCGCGACGGCAAGCTGCAGCCGCAGGAGTATGTCGGCGGAACTGTCACCGTCTCAAACCTCGGCATGTATG GCATCACAATGTTCAACGCTATCATCAACCCTCCTCAGTCGTTAATATTGGCGTGCGGCTTCCTGCAAGACTTGGTCGTCCCTGACAAAGAGGAACCACAAGG TTTCCGGCTGGCGAAGTTCGCAACGTTCACAGCGTCAGCCGACCACAGGGTTATCGACGGCGCGGTGGGCGCGCAGTGGATGAAGGCTTTCAAGGAGAATATGGAGGACCCCGCCAACATCATCCTCTGA
- the LOC113507738 gene encoding dihydrolipoyllysine-residue acetyltransferase component of pyruvate dehydrogenase complex, mitochondrial isoform X2 yields MFRSILVRNRVVNDGFRKAVRSNITRCMSTAVEISRRKLSNKVLSTQTKRVLAPQWSIQKRYYADLPSHTKVALPALSPTMEMGSIVSWKKKEGDKLAEGDLLCEIETDKATMGFETPEEGYLAKIVIPEGAKGVPVGKLLCIIVENKEDVAAFKDFKDDSAPGAAPAPKPKAEAPAPAAAPAPAAAPPPPPAPAPAPAPAAAAPPPPAAAAAPSGDRVYASPMARRLAEIKSVRLSGQGSGLYGSLKSSDLSGAPAAAPAAAPAAGGARPAPAAPMPAPGAAYVDIPLTGMRETIAKRLSAAKQTIPHYQLSVTVNVEKTIAMRKAVNEKLQKEKADIKISMNDFIIKAVAGACKRVPAVNSHWMDTYIRQFSNVDVSVAVATPTGLLTPILFNCDSRGIIELSRNMKELAAKARDGKLQPQEYVGGTVTVSNLGMYGITMFNAIINPPQSLILACGFLQDLVVPDKEEPQGFRLAKFATFTASADHRVIDGAVGAQWMKAFKENMEDPANIIL; encoded by the exons atgtttcgaTCGATCTTAGTACGAAACCGAGTAGTAAATGATGGCTTCAGAAAAGCTGTGCGGTCAAATATCACGAGATGTATGAGCACTGCAGTTGAAATATCCAGGAGGAAACTTTCTAACAA AGTATTAAGTACCCAGACCAAAAGAGTCTTGGCTCCACAATGGTCAATTCAGAAGAGGTATTATGCAGACCTACCATCTCACACAAAAGTGGCTCTCCCAGCTCTCTCCCCTACCATGGAGATGGGCTCCATTGTCAGTTGGAAGAAGAAAGAGGGGGATAAACTTGCTGAAG GTGATCTACTTTGTGAGATTGAGACAGACAAGGCCACAATGGGTTTTGAAACCCCAGAAGAAGGCTATCTGGCCAAGATTGTGATCCCAGAGGGTGCAAAAGGAGTTCCTGTAGGCAAGCTGCTATGTATTATTGTGGAAAATAAAGAAGATGTTGCTGCATTCAAAGATTTTAAGGATGACT CCGCGCCAGGGGCCGCTCCAGCTCCCAAACCCAAAG CAGAAGCGCCAGCGCCAGCAGCCGCTCCGGCGCCAgcggccgcgcccccgccgccgcccgcgcccgcccccgcgcccgcgcccgcggccgccgccccgccgccgcccgccgccgccgccgctcccTCCGGCGACAGGGTCTATGCTAGCCCTATGGCTAGGCGCCTTGCCGAGATCAAGAGCGTCAGGCTATCAG GTCAAGGTTCAGGCCTGTACGGGTCTTTGAAGAGTAGTGACTTGTCAGGCGCGCCGGCGGCGGCCCCGGCAGCAGCcccggcggcgggcggggcgcgGCCCGCTCCCGCCGCGCCCATGCCCGCGCCCGGCGCCGCCTACGTGGACATCCCGCTGACCGGCATGCGCGAGACCATCGCCAAGCGCCTGTCCGCCGCCAAGCAGACCATCCCGCACTACCAGCTCTCCGTCACCGTCAACGTCGAGAAGACTATCGCCATGAGGAAAGCCGTCAACGAGAAGTTGCAGAAGGAGAAGGCAGATATCAAG ATTTCCATGAACGATTTCATCATAAAAGCGGTAGCCGGCGCCTGCAAGCGTGTACCTGCTGTAAACTCACACTGGATGGATACATACATCAGACA GTTCAGCAACGTAGACGTGAGCGTGGCAGTAGCGACCCCGACCGGGCTGCTGACGCCGATCCTGTTCAACTGCGACTCGCGCGGCATCATCGAGCTGTCGCGCAACATGAAGGAGCTGGCCGCCAAAGCGCGCGACGGCAAGCTGCAGCCGCAGGAGTATGTCGGCGGAACTGTCACCGTCTCAAACCTCGGCATGTATG GCATCACAATGTTCAACGCTATCATCAACCCTCCTCAGTCGTTAATATTGGCGTGCGGCTTCCTGCAAGACTTGGTCGTCCCTGACAAAGAGGAACCACAAGG TTTCCGGCTGGCGAAGTTCGCAACGTTCACAGCGTCAGCCGACCACAGGGTTATCGACGGCGCGGTGGGCGCGCAGTGGATGAAGGCTTTCAAGGAGAATATGGAGGACCCCGCCAACATCATCCTCTGA
- the LOC113507738 gene encoding dihydrolipoyllysine-residue acetyltransferase component of pyruvate dehydrogenase complex, mitochondrial isoform X1 — protein sequence MFRSILVRNRVVNDGFRKAVRSNITRCMSTAVEISRRKLSNKVLSTQTKRVLAPQWSIQKRYYADLPSHTKVALPALSPTMEMGSIVSWKKKEGDKLAEGDLLCEIETDKATMGFETPEEGYLAKIVIPEGAKGVPVGKLLCIIVENKEDVAAFKDFKDDSAPGAAPAPKPKAAEAPAPAAAPAPAAAPPPPPAPAPAPAPAAAAPPPPAAAAAPSGDRVYASPMARRLAEIKSVRLSGQGSGLYGSLKSSDLSGAPAAAPAAAPAAGGARPAPAAPMPAPGAAYVDIPLTGMRETIAKRLSAAKQTIPHYQLSVTVNVEKTIAMRKAVNEKLQKEKADIKISMNDFIIKAVAGACKRVPAVNSHWMDTYIRQFSNVDVSVAVATPTGLLTPILFNCDSRGIIELSRNMKELAAKARDGKLQPQEYVGGTVTVSNLGMYGITMFNAIINPPQSLILACGFLQDLVVPDKEEPQGFRLAKFATFTASADHRVIDGAVGAQWMKAFKENMEDPANIIL from the exons atgtttcgaTCGATCTTAGTACGAAACCGAGTAGTAAATGATGGCTTCAGAAAAGCTGTGCGGTCAAATATCACGAGATGTATGAGCACTGCAGTTGAAATATCCAGGAGGAAACTTTCTAACAA AGTATTAAGTACCCAGACCAAAAGAGTCTTGGCTCCACAATGGTCAATTCAGAAGAGGTATTATGCAGACCTACCATCTCACACAAAAGTGGCTCTCCCAGCTCTCTCCCCTACCATGGAGATGGGCTCCATTGTCAGTTGGAAGAAGAAAGAGGGGGATAAACTTGCTGAAG GTGATCTACTTTGTGAGATTGAGACAGACAAGGCCACAATGGGTTTTGAAACCCCAGAAGAAGGCTATCTGGCCAAGATTGTGATCCCAGAGGGTGCAAAAGGAGTTCCTGTAGGCAAGCTGCTATGTATTATTGTGGAAAATAAAGAAGATGTTGCTGCATTCAAAGATTTTAAGGATGACT CCGCGCCAGGGGCCGCTCCAGCTCCCAAACCCAAAG CAGCAGAAGCGCCAGCGCCAGCAGCCGCTCCGGCGCCAgcggccgcgcccccgccgccgcccgcgcccgcccccgcgcccgcgcccgcggccgccgccccgccgccgcccgccgccgccgccgctcccTCCGGCGACAGGGTCTATGCTAGCCCTATGGCTAGGCGCCTTGCCGAGATCAAGAGCGTCAGGCTATCAG GTCAAGGTTCAGGCCTGTACGGGTCTTTGAAGAGTAGTGACTTGTCAGGCGCGCCGGCGGCGGCCCCGGCAGCAGCcccggcggcgggcggggcgcgGCCCGCTCCCGCCGCGCCCATGCCCGCGCCCGGCGCCGCCTACGTGGACATCCCGCTGACCGGCATGCGCGAGACCATCGCCAAGCGCCTGTCCGCCGCCAAGCAGACCATCCCGCACTACCAGCTCTCCGTCACCGTCAACGTCGAGAAGACTATCGCCATGAGGAAAGCCGTCAACGAGAAGTTGCAGAAGGAGAAGGCAGATATCAAG ATTTCCATGAACGATTTCATCATAAAAGCGGTAGCCGGCGCCTGCAAGCGTGTACCTGCTGTAAACTCACACTGGATGGATACATACATCAGACA GTTCAGCAACGTAGACGTGAGCGTGGCAGTAGCGACCCCGACCGGGCTGCTGACGCCGATCCTGTTCAACTGCGACTCGCGCGGCATCATCGAGCTGTCGCGCAACATGAAGGAGCTGGCCGCCAAAGCGCGCGACGGCAAGCTGCAGCCGCAGGAGTATGTCGGCGGAACTGTCACCGTCTCAAACCTCGGCATGTATG GCATCACAATGTTCAACGCTATCATCAACCCTCCTCAGTCGTTAATATTGGCGTGCGGCTTCCTGCAAGACTTGGTCGTCCCTGACAAAGAGGAACCACAAGG TTTCCGGCTGGCGAAGTTCGCAACGTTCACAGCGTCAGCCGACCACAGGGTTATCGACGGCGCGGTGGGCGCGCAGTGGATGAAGGCTTTCAAGGAGAATATGGAGGACCCCGCCAACATCATCCTCTGA
- the LOC113507738 gene encoding dihydrolipoyllysine-residue acetyltransferase component of pyruvate dehydrogenase complex, mitochondrial isoform X4 yields the protein MFRSILVRNRVVNDGFRKAVRSNITRCMSTAVEISRRKLSNKVLSTQTKRVLAPQWSIQKRYYADLPSHTKVALPALSPTMEMGSIVSWKKKEGDKLAEGDLLCEIETDKATMGFETPEEGYLAKIVIPEGAKGVPVGKLLCIIVENKEDVAAFKDFKDDSEAPAPAAAPAPAAAPPPPPAPAPAPAPAAAAPPPPAAAAAPSGDRVYASPMARRLAEIKSVRLSGQGSGLYGSLKSSDLSGAPAAAPAAAPAAGGARPAPAAPMPAPGAAYVDIPLTGMRETIAKRLSAAKQTIPHYQLSVTVNVEKTIAMRKAVNEKLQKEKADIKISMNDFIIKAVAGACKRVPAVNSHWMDTYIRQFSNVDVSVAVATPTGLLTPILFNCDSRGIIELSRNMKELAAKARDGKLQPQEYVGGTVTVSNLGMYGITMFNAIINPPQSLILACGFLQDLVVPDKEEPQGFRLAKFATFTASADHRVIDGAVGAQWMKAFKENMEDPANIIL from the exons atgtttcgaTCGATCTTAGTACGAAACCGAGTAGTAAATGATGGCTTCAGAAAAGCTGTGCGGTCAAATATCACGAGATGTATGAGCACTGCAGTTGAAATATCCAGGAGGAAACTTTCTAACAA AGTATTAAGTACCCAGACCAAAAGAGTCTTGGCTCCACAATGGTCAATTCAGAAGAGGTATTATGCAGACCTACCATCTCACACAAAAGTGGCTCTCCCAGCTCTCTCCCCTACCATGGAGATGGGCTCCATTGTCAGTTGGAAGAAGAAAGAGGGGGATAAACTTGCTGAAG GTGATCTACTTTGTGAGATTGAGACAGACAAGGCCACAATGGGTTTTGAAACCCCAGAAGAAGGCTATCTGGCCAAGATTGTGATCCCAGAGGGTGCAAAAGGAGTTCCTGTAGGCAAGCTGCTATGTATTATTGTGGAAAATAAAGAAGATGTTGCTGCATTCAAAGATTTTAAGGATGACT CAGAAGCGCCAGCGCCAGCAGCCGCTCCGGCGCCAgcggccgcgcccccgccgccgcccgcgcccgcccccgcgcccgcgcccgcggccgccgccccgccgccgcccgccgccgccgccgctcccTCCGGCGACAGGGTCTATGCTAGCCCTATGGCTAGGCGCCTTGCCGAGATCAAGAGCGTCAGGCTATCAG GTCAAGGTTCAGGCCTGTACGGGTCTTTGAAGAGTAGTGACTTGTCAGGCGCGCCGGCGGCGGCCCCGGCAGCAGCcccggcggcgggcggggcgcgGCCCGCTCCCGCCGCGCCCATGCCCGCGCCCGGCGCCGCCTACGTGGACATCCCGCTGACCGGCATGCGCGAGACCATCGCCAAGCGCCTGTCCGCCGCCAAGCAGACCATCCCGCACTACCAGCTCTCCGTCACCGTCAACGTCGAGAAGACTATCGCCATGAGGAAAGCCGTCAACGAGAAGTTGCAGAAGGAGAAGGCAGATATCAAG ATTTCCATGAACGATTTCATCATAAAAGCGGTAGCCGGCGCCTGCAAGCGTGTACCTGCTGTAAACTCACACTGGATGGATACATACATCAGACA GTTCAGCAACGTAGACGTGAGCGTGGCAGTAGCGACCCCGACCGGGCTGCTGACGCCGATCCTGTTCAACTGCGACTCGCGCGGCATCATCGAGCTGTCGCGCAACATGAAGGAGCTGGCCGCCAAAGCGCGCGACGGCAAGCTGCAGCCGCAGGAGTATGTCGGCGGAACTGTCACCGTCTCAAACCTCGGCATGTATG GCATCACAATGTTCAACGCTATCATCAACCCTCCTCAGTCGTTAATATTGGCGTGCGGCTTCCTGCAAGACTTGGTCGTCCCTGACAAAGAGGAACCACAAGG TTTCCGGCTGGCGAAGTTCGCAACGTTCACAGCGTCAGCCGACCACAGGGTTATCGACGGCGCGGTGGGCGCGCAGTGGATGAAGGCTTTCAAGGAGAATATGGAGGACCCCGCCAACATCATCCTCTGA